From Treponema primitia ZAS-1, the proteins below share one genomic window:
- a CDS encoding flagellar hook-basal body complex protein FliE encodes MNIYKPELVSGDKVPMAITNPKHMVPQGGPFSIGGNIAQGRGSVISEMGNMIGSEAVLRSGSFEDVMLRALDKVSAEQQFSADLVQKAITDPGSMDPQDITIAQAKASMSLNIARTVLSRVVQGWKDIINTR; translated from the coding sequence ATGAATATTTACAAACCTGAACTGGTAAGTGGGGATAAGGTCCCCATGGCAATAACGAATCCCAAGCACATGGTACCCCAGGGCGGCCCCTTTTCCATAGGCGGCAATATCGCCCAGGGCAGGGGATCGGTAATATCCGAAATGGGCAACATGATTGGTTCCGAGGCGGTACTTCGCAGCGGCAGCTTTGAGGATGTGATGCTCCGGGCATTGGACAAGGTTAGTGCGGAGCAGCAGTTTTCCGCAGATCTGGTCCAAAAGGCCATCACCGATCCGGGCTCCATGGACCCCCAGGATATTACCATTGCCCAGGCCAAGGCCAGCATGTCATTGAACATAGCCAGGACCGTGCTCAGCCGCGTGGTCCAGGGGTGGAAGGATATAATTAATACGAGATAG
- the flgB gene encoding flagellar basal body rod protein FlgB, translating to MISNNFEKTVDLLHRAMDASLIRRNVIADNMANSGVPNFKRSNVNFESELKRALETEKQRPALELTLTDPKHIPNWRARDYRDVEPRRVLDYASTSKNNGNNVDPEQEMMLALENQMMYTLLAQATTFEFSQINMVLR from the coding sequence ATGATATCGAATAACTTTGAAAAAACCGTTGACCTGCTGCACCGGGCCATGGATGCCAGCCTTATCCGCCGGAATGTGATTGCGGACAACATGGCGAATTCCGGGGTTCCCAATTTTAAGCGGTCCAACGTCAACTTTGAAAGTGAACTCAAGCGCGCCCTGGAAACGGAAAAACAACGGCCGGCCCTGGAACTGACCCTGACCGACCCCAAGCACATCCCCAACTGGCGCGCACGGGATTACCGGGACGTGGAACCCCGGCGGGTCCTGGATTACGCCAGTACGTCCAAGAATAACGGAAACAACGTGGACCCTGAGCAGGAAATGATGCTGGCCCTGGAAAACCAGATGATGTATACCCTTTTAGCCCAGGCCACGACCTTCGAATTCAGCCAGATAAATATGGTATTAAGGTAG
- the hslV gene encoding ATP-dependent protease subunit HslV, protein MNKYGRIRSTTVIAVRRDGRVAMAGDGQVTMGETVMKNNARKVRRLMDGKVLCGFAGATADAFTLFDRFEEKLKEYSGDLARAAVELAKDWRTDRALRKLEALLLVADLSKTLLVSGTGDVIEPAENALAIGSGGNYAYAAALAYLEGSSFSAVEIAERSLKIAGSICIYTNGNITLEELS, encoded by the coding sequence ATGAATAAATACGGTAGAATACGTTCGACCACGGTTATCGCGGTGCGCCGGGACGGCAGGGTCGCCATGGCCGGGGATGGTCAGGTGACCATGGGTGAAACGGTGATGAAAAACAACGCCCGTAAGGTACGGCGTCTTATGGACGGCAAGGTTCTTTGCGGTTTCGCCGGGGCCACCGCCGATGCCTTTACCCTCTTTGATCGCTTTGAGGAAAAACTCAAGGAATATTCCGGGGACCTTGCCCGGGCGGCGGTGGAGCTGGCAAAGGACTGGCGTACGGACCGGGCTTTGCGGAAACTTGAGGCCCTGCTCCTGGTGGCGGATCTTTCCAAGACCCTGCTCGTATCCGGTACCGGGGACGTGATAGAGCCTGCGGAAAATGCCCTGGCCATCGGCTCCGGCGGCAACTACGCCTACGCTGCGGCCCTGGCCTATCTTGAGGGCAGCAGTTTTTCTGCGGTGGAAATCGCCGAACGGAGTCTTAAGATTGCGGGAAGCATCTGCATCTATACCAACGGAAATATTACCCTGGAGGAGTTAAGCTGA
- the hslU gene encoding ATP-dependent protease ATPase subunit HslU, with protein MSEKNLDRLTPREIVAELDKYIVGQKKAKRAVAVALRNRIRRLKLDPEVREDIAPKNILMIGPTGVGKTEIARRLAKLAGSPFIKVEATKYTEVGYVGRDVESMIRDLMAAGVQMVKQEMQETVTADAEKRAEDALLDLLLPGTGKKPKETKPPEGPVVRPMGAFSISPSNGNGSLMGAAIQVGIPVSRQQAGGNDDTPEISSNIADSPAEEPAADAGTQKGSGNQKDSTREKFRTMLREGKLEDRLVEITINQSPQFPAFEMMGGGMEDLESSLSGIAGFFGGGKKKKLLPVSRAREILIAEESEKLIDRDRVSDEARQRVCETGIVFIDEIDKIAVKGDRGGGGPDVSREGVQRDILPIVEGAVVNTKWGPVDTSHILFVAAGAFNVSKPSDLIPELQGRFPLRVELESLGKAEFLRILTEPKNALTKQYVDLLATEGVEIEFTPDSIDRLAALAAEVNSRLENIGARRLHTIMEALLEELSFEAPDIAPTKISITESYVNERLQDLVVDNDLGRYIL; from the coding sequence ATGAGCGAAAAAAATCTGGACCGGCTAACCCCCCGGGAAATCGTTGCGGAGCTGGATAAATACATTGTTGGCCAGAAAAAGGCCAAGCGGGCGGTAGCGGTGGCGCTGCGTAACCGTATACGGCGGCTCAAGCTGGATCCGGAGGTTCGCGAGGACATCGCCCCCAAGAACATCCTCATGATAGGTCCCACGGGGGTAGGCAAAACAGAAATTGCCCGGCGGCTGGCCAAACTTGCGGGCTCCCCCTTTATCAAGGTGGAGGCCACCAAATACACCGAAGTCGGCTACGTGGGCCGGGATGTGGAATCCATGATCCGGGACCTTATGGCTGCGGGTGTCCAGATGGTTAAACAGGAAATGCAGGAAACGGTTACCGCGGATGCGGAAAAACGCGCCGAAGATGCGCTGTTGGATCTGCTCCTGCCGGGCACGGGGAAAAAGCCCAAGGAAACAAAGCCCCCGGAGGGCCCGGTGGTGCGGCCCATGGGCGCCTTTTCAATCAGCCCCAGTAATGGTAATGGCTCTCTTATGGGCGCAGCAATACAGGTGGGCATCCCGGTATCCCGGCAGCAGGCGGGCGGCAATGATGATACGCCTGAAATAAGCAGTAACATTGCCGATAGCCCCGCTGAGGAACCTGCCGCCGACGCCGGAACTCAAAAGGGTTCCGGGAATCAAAAAGATTCCACCCGGGAAAAATTCCGGACCATGCTTCGGGAGGGAAAGCTGGAGGACCGGCTGGTAGAAATTACCATAAATCAGAGCCCCCAGTTCCCGGCCTTCGAAATGATGGGGGGCGGCATGGAGGACTTAGAAAGCAGCCTTTCGGGGATCGCCGGTTTTTTCGGCGGGGGCAAGAAAAAGAAGCTCCTTCCGGTAAGCCGTGCCAGAGAAATCCTTATTGCCGAAGAATCGGAAAAACTTATCGACCGGGACCGGGTGAGCGACGAAGCCCGTCAGCGGGTCTGTGAGACCGGTATCGTCTTTATCGACGAGATCGACAAGATCGCCGTTAAGGGCGACCGTGGCGGGGGGGGGCCCGATGTTTCCCGGGAAGGGGTACAGCGGGATATACTGCCCATTGTGGAGGGCGCCGTGGTGAATACCAAGTGGGGTCCCGTGGACACCAGTCACATCCTCTTTGTCGCCGCAGGGGCCTTCAATGTCAGCAAGCCTTCGGATCTGATCCCCGAATTGCAGGGGCGCTTTCCCCTGCGGGTGGAACTGGAATCCCTGGGCAAGGCGGAGTTTCTCCGTATCCTCACGGAACCAAAAAACGCCCTGACCAAGCAATACGTGGATCTTCTGGCCACCGAGGGGGTGGAAATCGAATTTACCCCCGATTCTATCGATCGCCTGGCGGCCCTGGCGGCGGAGGTCAATTCCCGGCTGGAAAACATCGGCGCCCGGCGTCTCCACACCATCATGGAGGCTCTCCTGGAGGAACTTTCCTTTGAGGCTCCGGACATAGCCCCAACCAAAATTTCCATCACCGAATCCTACGTCAACGAGCGTCTCCAGGACCTCGTGGTGGACAACGACCTGGGGAGATATATCTTATGA
- the fliF gene encoding flagellar basal-body MS-ring/collar protein FliF, translated as MNEWFKKVIEQITGLWGRWTWMQRGILIGITVAVIAGLIALVTVSSAPTMVPVIDVPIKDENDRDRIITRINEEGVKTTVNAAGVIMVEDAKTAQRIRSILIREDMIPAGTDPWAIFDRDRWTITDFERNVNLRRAITQMVTDHIKSLDDVDDANVTIVMPERELFASDQNPVTASVIITPKLMSDITANRKKIEGIQKILKFAVEGLRDDNIVIADQNGLVLNDFAGMAEFDRLAVIERETKLVQGLETKYRATVLKALQYTFTTDRVRDLNIKIAMDMSKKAVSTEEFYPITIKPRTPGLSYDDSESARSITRSESASSTAWKGTGLNPEGPAGVEGQMPPAFRDMSNLYGEVEQKTLTHNEEINSRRIEEEKSPGIDRVTISVNIDGTWKLKYDEKKNPVILEDGSLEREYAPVAPEDLKAAQALIQDAIGFSAARGDSVTVQNIRFDRTKQFADEDAEYFRQKQMQTTILILLSGVALLLIGFIAFRMITREMERRRRAREEELARQHQEMRERAFQEAEEQGVEVSMSVEERKRMELQENAINMAKEHPGDVAQLIRTWLLEE; from the coding sequence ATGAACGAATGGTTTAAAAAAGTTATAGAACAGATCACCGGCCTGTGGGGCAGGTGGACCTGGATGCAAAGGGGTATCCTCATCGGTATAACCGTTGCGGTTATCGCCGGGCTTATCGCCCTGGTAACGGTTTCTTCCGCACCCACCATGGTACCGGTTATTGACGTTCCCATTAAAGATGAAAATGACCGGGACCGGATCATCACCAGGATCAACGAGGAAGGGGTAAAGACCACGGTCAACGCCGCGGGGGTTATCATGGTGGAGGACGCCAAGACCGCCCAGCGGATCCGGTCCATCCTTATCCGGGAAGACATGATTCCCGCAGGAACCGATCCCTGGGCCATCTTCGACCGGGACCGGTGGACCATCACCGATTTTGAACGGAATGTTAACCTCCGGCGGGCCATTACCCAGATGGTTACGGATCACATAAAATCCCTGGATGATGTGGACGACGCCAATGTTACTATCGTTATGCCTGAGCGGGAACTTTTTGCATCGGACCAGAATCCGGTTACCGCCAGCGTTATCATTACCCCCAAGCTCATGAGCGATATTACGGCGAACCGTAAAAAAATAGAGGGCATCCAGAAGATACTCAAATTTGCTGTGGAAGGACTTCGTGACGATAATATCGTTATTGCGGATCAGAACGGTCTGGTGCTCAACGATTTTGCGGGCATGGCGGAATTCGACCGGCTGGCAGTTATTGAGCGGGAAACCAAGCTGGTCCAGGGCCTGGAGACTAAATACCGGGCTACGGTGCTTAAGGCCCTCCAGTACACCTTTACTACCGACCGGGTACGGGACCTCAATATTAAGATCGCCATGGATATGTCCAAGAAGGCGGTGAGTACCGAAGAATTCTATCCCATCACCATAAAGCCCCGGACTCCGGGCCTCTCCTATGACGATTCCGAAAGCGCCCGGTCCATTACCCGGTCCGAATCAGCGTCCAGTACCGCCTGGAAGGGTACGGGGCTTAACCCCGAAGGTCCCGCGGGGGTTGAGGGCCAGATGCCGCCGGCGTTCCGGGATATGAGCAACCTCTATGGGGAGGTTGAACAGAAAACCCTTACCCATAATGAGGAAATTAACAGCCGCCGCATTGAGGAAGAAAAAAGCCCCGGCATCGACCGGGTAACCATATCGGTGAATATCGACGGGACCTGGAAATTGAAGTATGATGAAAAGAAGAACCCCGTGATACTGGAAGACGGTTCCCTGGAACGGGAATACGCCCCGGTAGCGCCGGAGGATCTCAAAGCCGCCCAGGCTCTGATCCAGGATGCCATCGGCTTCAGCGCCGCCCGGGGAGATTCGGTGACGGTACAGAATATCCGTTTTGACCGGACCAAGCAGTTTGCCGACGAGGACGCCGAGTATTTCCGGCAGAAGCAGATGCAGACCACCATCCTGATATTGCTTTCGGGAGTAGCGTTACTGCTCATCGGGTTTATCGCCTTCAGGATGATCACCCGGGAAATGGAGCGGCGCAGACGGGCACGGGAAGAGGAGCTTGCACGGCAGCATCAGGAGATGCGGGAGCGGGCCTTCCAGGAAGCGGAAGAGCAGGGTGTGGAAGTTTCCATGTCCGTGGAAGAACGGAAACGTATGGAACTCCAGGAGAACGCCATCAACATGGCGAAGGAACATCCCGGAGATGTGGCCCAGCTTATCAGAACCTGGCTGTTGGAGGAATAG
- the fliG gene encoding flagellar motor switch protein FliG gives MAKAAAGGGAAAAGGKKKGAKEFTGRQKAAVFLVSIGSEISAEIFKYLREDEIETLTFEIARLETIEPAQKEAVLIEFQELMMANEFITTGGIDYARELLEKSLGSQKAIDIINRLTSSLQVRPFDFIRRTDPAHLLNFIQQEHPQTIALILAYLEPNKASIILQNLPHEVQSDVARRIATMDRTSPEVLREVERVLEKKLSTLSSEDYTAAGGVESIVEILNLVDRSSEKQIIEALEDEDPELAEEIKKRMFVFEDIVMLDDRAIQRVMREVDSQELSKALKSVDTEVQDKIFRNMSKRAAQMLKEDMEFMGPVRLKDVEEAQQKIVSIIRHLEETGEIVVARAGEDELVV, from the coding sequence ATGGCTAAAGCAGCTGCAGGGGGCGGAGCCGCCGCCGCCGGAGGAAAGAAGAAGGGCGCCAAGGAATTTACCGGCCGGCAGAAGGCCGCAGTTTTCCTGGTAAGTATTGGATCTGAAATATCCGCGGAGATCTTCAAGTATCTCCGGGAAGATGAAATAGAAACACTCACCTTCGAGATTGCCCGGCTTGAAACCATAGAGCCGGCCCAGAAGGAAGCGGTCCTCATAGAGTTCCAGGAACTCATGATGGCCAACGAGTTTATCACCACCGGGGGTATCGACTACGCCCGGGAACTTCTGGAAAAATCCCTGGGAAGCCAGAAGGCCATTGATATTATCAACCGCCTTACGTCCAGCCTCCAGGTCCGGCCCTTTGACTTTATACGCCGCACGGATCCTGCGCATCTTCTTAACTTTATCCAGCAGGAGCATCCCCAGACTATCGCCCTTATCCTGGCGTACCTGGAACCGAATAAGGCTTCAATCATTCTGCAGAACCTCCCCCATGAGGTGCAGAGCGATGTGGCCCGGCGTATCGCCACCATGGACCGTACGAGCCCGGAAGTGCTCCGGGAGGTAGAACGGGTTTTGGAAAAGAAACTCTCCACCCTGTCCAGTGAAGATTATACCGCTGCGGGCGGTGTGGAAAGCATCGTAGAAATACTGAACCTGGTAGACCGGTCTTCGGAAAAGCAGATCATCGAAGCCCTGGAAGACGAGGACCCGGAACTTGCGGAGGAAATCAAGAAACGGATGTTCGTATTCGAAGATATCGTTATGCTGGACGACCGGGCCATACAGCGGGTCATGCGGGAAGTGGATTCCCAGGAATTGTCCAAGGCCCTCAAGTCGGTGGATACGGAAGTGCAGGATAAGATATTCCGGAATATGAGTAAGCGTGCAGCCCAGATGCTCAAGGAAGATATGGAGTTCATGGGACCGGTACGGCTTAAGGATGTTGAGGAAGCCCAGCAGAAGATCGTGTCCATCATCCGGCATCTGGAAGAGACCGGTGAAATTGTGGTTGCCCGCGCCGGTGAGGATGAGTTAGTAGTATGA
- the flgC gene encoding flagellar basal body rod protein FlgC: protein MGLFNAINIAATGMTAERLRSDVIADNIANASTTRTAEGGPFRRSRVVLRPKAEQPFWRSPFLPDMMDGGPGKGVRVAEIQKDTTPNRLVYDPTHPDAIQTGPRAGYVEMPNVDVVTEMVDMIAASRAYEANASIIDGSKTMFLRALEIGSR, encoded by the coding sequence ATGGGATTGTTCAATGCAATTAATATAGCCGCCACAGGGATGACTGCGGAACGGCTCCGTTCCGATGTGATCGCCGACAACATCGCTAACGCCTCCACCACCCGCACCGCCGAGGGCGGCCCCTTCCGCAGGAGCCGGGTGGTATTACGGCCAAAGGCGGAACAGCCCTTCTGGCGTTCCCCCTTCCTGCCGGACATGATGGACGGCGGACCTGGTAAGGGGGTCAGGGTTGCGGAAATCCAGAAGGATACCACACCGAACCGGCTGGTATACGATCCCACCCACCCCGATGCGATACAGACCGGGCCCCGGGCGGGGTATGTGGAGATGCCCAACGTGGATGTGGTCACCGAAATGGTGGATATGATCGCCGCATCCCGGGCCTATGAAGCGAACGCTTCTATTATTGACGGATCTAAAACAATGTTTCTGCGGGCCCTTGAGATAGGCAGCAGATAA
- the fliH gene encoding flagellar assembly protein FliH, which produces MNKAVFRPGELILSNEKVILESPQAYAEMALNLGPALEELDEIPDMPEFIGPTADDLRREAELFKSHWDEEREGMIQEARDRADAIISTAQASAGEEVVRLSDEAQQIKQQAEAEAEKILAEAKQKAAELETTAQANFDNARKEAVDAGLKEGREAGYTEGRAEMDRLIERIQTVLERAQSRREEILVESEQQIVDLVLLMTRKVIKIISETQEGVVRENVVQALRKIKSHGNIIIRVNLRDVKLTTDHINSFIKQIEGVKGVQVAEDSTVDPGGCIIETDFGEIDARISSQLAELEAKILEMSPIKTKPKASSAGAPSLSAIAN; this is translated from the coding sequence ATTAACAAGGCGGTTTTCAGGCCCGGGGAGCTTATACTCAGCAACGAAAAGGTTATTCTGGAATCTCCCCAGGCTTACGCGGAAATGGCCCTTAACCTGGGGCCGGCCCTGGAAGAACTGGACGAAATTCCTGATATGCCGGAATTTATCGGCCCCACCGCGGATGACCTCAGGCGGGAGGCGGAGCTGTTCAAGTCCCACTGGGACGAAGAACGGGAGGGCATGATCCAGGAAGCCCGGGATCGGGCGGATGCGATAATAAGCACAGCCCAGGCAAGCGCCGGCGAAGAAGTTGTCCGTTTAAGTGATGAGGCTCAGCAGATAAAACAGCAGGCGGAAGCGGAGGCGGAGAAAATTCTTGCCGAGGCAAAGCAAAAGGCGGCGGAGCTTGAAACTACCGCCCAGGCTAACTTCGACAATGCACGTAAGGAAGCGGTGGACGCGGGTTTAAAGGAAGGCCGGGAAGCAGGATATACCGAAGGCAGGGCCGAAATGGACCGTCTGATTGAACGTATCCAAACTGTGCTGGAACGGGCCCAGAGCCGCCGGGAAGAGATACTCGTGGAAAGCGAACAGCAGATCGTAGATTTGGTGCTGCTCATGACCCGTAAGGTTATAAAGATTATCTCCGAGACCCAGGAGGGCGTGGTCAGGGAAAATGTAGTTCAGGCCCTGCGCAAGATAAAAAGCCATGGTAATATCATTATCCGGGTTAACCTCCGGGATGTGAAACTCACCACGGATCATATCAACAGTTTTATTAAGCAGATAGAAGGGGTAAAGGGCGTACAGGTGGCGGAGGATTCCACGGTTGATCCCGGCGGTTGTATCATTGAAACCGATTTCGGCGAAATAGACGCCCGGATTAGCAGCCAGCTTGCGGAGCTTGAGGCGAAGATCCTGGAAATGTCCCCGATAAAGACGAAACCCAAGGCCTCATCTGCCGGGGCGCCATCCTTGTCCGCTATTGCCAATTAA